Proteins from a genomic interval of Ensifer canadensis:
- a CDS encoding ABC transporter ATP-binding protein has product MASVEFQNVSKSFGAFNALPDISFSIADGEFVCLLGPSGCGKTTSLRMIAGLETPSSGKVLIGGKDVTYLHPKDRQISMVFQDYALYPHMNLADNIAYPLKVRGEAEDKRHARAREVADVLKIGDLMKRLPSQISGGQQQRTSLARALVYPSQVYLFDEPLSNLDAKLRLEARGFLNHLQRDMGMTAVYVTHDQAEAMALATRIAVMDKGRIVQFAPPIEIYRRPATTFVANFVGNPPMNLVPAQAAIIDGKLQLRAEGLSVAALPVSDAIAKAVGAKTITLGVRPEHLRIARPDDGNIITGELFANENMGPESLVTIERKDAGRVTARIFTDDEIRVDKTVRLSFDAEHVTLFDSTGARIPVLGE; this is encoded by the coding sequence ATGGCCTCTGTCGAATTCCAGAACGTTTCCAAGAGCTTCGGCGCATTCAACGCCCTGCCCGATATCAGCTTCTCGATTGCTGACGGCGAGTTCGTCTGCCTGCTCGGACCATCCGGCTGCGGCAAGACGACGAGCCTGCGCATGATCGCCGGGCTCGAAACGCCGTCCTCCGGCAAGGTGCTGATCGGCGGCAAGGACGTGACCTACCTGCACCCGAAGGATCGGCAGATCTCCATGGTCTTTCAGGACTATGCACTCTATCCGCACATGAATCTTGCCGACAACATCGCCTATCCGCTGAAGGTGCGCGGCGAGGCGGAGGACAAGCGTCATGCCCGCGCCAGGGAGGTCGCCGACGTCTTGAAGATCGGCGATCTGATGAAGCGCCTGCCGAGCCAGATCTCCGGCGGCCAGCAGCAGCGCACGTCGCTGGCGCGCGCGCTCGTCTATCCGAGCCAGGTCTATCTCTTCGACGAGCCGCTCTCCAACCTCGACGCCAAGCTGCGCCTGGAAGCACGCGGGTTTCTCAACCACCTGCAGCGCGACATGGGCATGACCGCCGTCTACGTCACCCACGACCAGGCGGAAGCGATGGCGCTCGCCACCCGCATCGCGGTCATGGACAAGGGCCGGATCGTCCAGTTCGCGCCGCCGATCGAGATCTATCGGCGCCCGGCCACCACCTTCGTTGCCAATTTCGTCGGCAACCCGCCGATGAACCTCGTGCCGGCGCAGGCTGCAATCATCGACGGAAAGCTGCAGCTTCGCGCCGAGGGGCTGTCGGTCGCGGCACTGCCGGTTTCCGACGCCATCGCAAAGGCGGTCGGCGCCAAAACGATAACCCTCGGCGTTCGCCCGGAGCATCTGCGCATTGCCCGTCCCGACGACGGCAACATCATCACCGGCGAGCTTTTCGCCAACGAGAACATGGGGCCGGAAAGCCTGGTGACGATCGAGCGGAAAGATGCCGGCCGCGTCACGGCCCGCATTTTTACCGACGACGAGATCAGGGTAGACAAGACGGTGCGACTTTCCTTCGACGCCGAACACGTCACGCTGTTCGACAGCACCGGCGCCCGCATTCCCGTCCTTGGCGAATAG
- a CDS encoding carbohydrate ABC transporter permease, with protein sequence MPFSSRIYFRRMGFSVVAALLGTIFALPLVWFLFAPFNARAELGLAIPEPFTFANFATVFQNTFAMQALFNSLVQAFGGVVLVGAAATLAAYALSRSPIPGKGAVTYVLLLFSSVVSGSAAMVPIFLIVSAAGLIDTHLAVILVFAGGLLPTAMFILRDFIDAIPRSYEESAMVAGASPLQAFFDVALPVIRPGIVVVVVWAFVNIWGSFLIPFILLRSDSLMPASVAIYSFYSEAGTPIVTLLAAYSLIYSLPVIALYLFVNWKFGFRFFGGIKS encoded by the coding sequence ATGCCGTTCTCTTCCCGTATCTACTTCCGCCGCATGGGCTTTTCGGTGGTCGCCGCCCTGCTCGGCACCATCTTCGCGCTACCGCTCGTCTGGTTCCTCTTCGCGCCGTTCAACGCCCGCGCCGAACTCGGCCTTGCCATCCCGGAACCCTTCACGTTCGCCAATTTTGCTACGGTGTTTCAGAACACCTTCGCCATGCAGGCGCTGTTCAACAGCCTGGTGCAGGCCTTCGGCGGCGTCGTCCTCGTCGGCGCGGCAGCAACGCTTGCGGCTTATGCGCTTTCCCGCTCGCCAATCCCCGGAAAAGGCGCAGTCACCTATGTGCTCTTGCTGTTCTCGTCAGTGGTCTCCGGCTCGGCCGCGATGGTGCCGATCTTCCTGATCGTTTCTGCGGCCGGACTGATCGACACGCATCTCGCCGTCATTCTCGTCTTTGCCGGTGGGCTACTGCCGACAGCCATGTTCATCCTGCGCGACTTCATCGACGCCATCCCGCGCTCCTATGAAGAAAGCGCGATGGTTGCAGGCGCCTCTCCACTGCAGGCGTTCTTCGACGTCGCCCTGCCGGTGATCCGGCCGGGTATCGTCGTGGTCGTCGTCTGGGCCTTCGTCAACATCTGGGGAAGCTTCCTGATCCCCTTCATCCTCTTGCGCAGCGACAGCCTGATGCCCGCCTCCGTCGCCATCTATTCCTTCTATTCCGAGGCCGGCACGCCGATCGTCACACTGCTTGCCGCCTACTCACTCATCTATTCGCTCCCCGTCATCGCGCTCTACCTCTTCGTGAACTGGAAATTCGGTTTCCGGTTCTTCGGTGGCATCAAGTCGTAA
- a CDS encoding GFA family protein, with the protein MIEGHCHCKSVRLSVRVRPDTLGSCNCSLCSRLGTLWGYYNAEEVSISDPQGKLVGYVQGDATLTMHHCGTCGCTTHWSPIGTDATRMGVNMRLFDRSVWEDIPHRLIDGARW; encoded by the coding sequence ATGATCGAAGGCCATTGCCATTGCAAGTCGGTTCGCCTTTCCGTCCGTGTCCGCCCTGACACACTTGGCAGCTGCAACTGTTCGCTGTGTTCAAGACTAGGCACGCTTTGGGGCTATTACAACGCAGAAGAGGTTTCGATCAGCGACCCGCAGGGCAAGCTCGTCGGCTACGTCCAAGGCGATGCCACGTTGACGATGCACCATTGCGGCACCTGCGGTTGCACCACCCATTGGTCGCCGATCGGCACTGACGCGACGCGCATGGGTGTCAACATGCGCCTGTTCGATCGATCCGTCTGGGAAGACATACCCCACCGGCTCATCGACGGCGCCAGATGGTAG
- a CDS encoding LacI family DNA-binding transcriptional regulator, translating to MSEKTDRKAGRATADLVAREANVSRVAVSRAFNPNASLKPEKRDRILKVARELNYTPDMAARSLVTRRSHLVGMIVPDVCSPWESQEIDALTTALQAEGFATLLFKAKADFSMDPMLLTYMRGFNPDSVIAFTENIEPDVLSGFLDRAVPIYVIYDDADAFAGRASETLYDRLLVRQKDGIEQAVALLQGYGARRIAYLGGKKQSLANTERERMIAQVLAERGMAPPVIVPGDYTYDTAYRSTLDLFRVGSGADAIFAANDVGAFGAIDALRHELGLSVPGDVKVVGFDDIPQAHWKSYNLTTVRIDLDDRVRALVRLILRRLKTPDADSLVETLTTRLVVRGTVG from the coding sequence ATGAGCGAGAAAACCGACAGGAAAGCAGGACGCGCCACGGCCGATCTGGTGGCACGAGAGGCCAATGTCTCGCGCGTCGCTGTCTCGCGCGCCTTCAATCCGAATGCGTCCCTGAAGCCGGAGAAGCGAGATCGCATCCTGAAGGTGGCACGTGAGTTGAACTATACGCCTGACATGGCCGCGCGTTCGCTGGTAACCAGGCGCTCGCATCTCGTCGGCATGATCGTTCCCGATGTCTGCAGCCCCTGGGAAAGCCAGGAGATCGACGCCTTGACGACCGCGCTGCAGGCAGAGGGCTTCGCGACACTTCTGTTCAAGGCGAAAGCCGATTTCAGCATGGACCCGATGCTGCTGACCTATATGCGCGGCTTCAATCCCGACTCGGTCATCGCCTTTACCGAGAATATCGAGCCTGATGTTCTGAGCGGCTTTCTCGATCGTGCCGTTCCGATCTACGTGATCTATGACGACGCGGATGCGTTTGCCGGCAGGGCGTCCGAAACACTCTATGACCGTCTTCTCGTGCGGCAGAAGGACGGCATCGAACAGGCGGTCGCCTTGCTGCAAGGCTATGGTGCCCGTCGCATCGCCTATCTCGGCGGCAAGAAGCAATCCCTTGCCAATACCGAACGCGAGCGGATGATCGCGCAGGTGCTGGCCGAGCGCGGCATGGCGCCGCCGGTTATCGTCCCCGGTGACTACACCTACGACACCGCCTATCGCTCGACGCTTGATCTCTTCCGGGTCGGATCCGGCGCCGATGCGATCTTTGCGGCCAACGACGTCGGGGCGTTCGGCGCGATCGATGCCCTCAGGCACGAACTCGGCCTTTCAGTGCCTGGCGATGTCAAGGTCGTCGGCTTCGACGACATCCCGCAGGCACATTGGAAAAGTTACAATTTGACCACCGTCCGCATCGATCTCGACGATCGCGTTCGCGCCCTTGTCCGGTTGATCCTTCGACGTCTCAAGACGCCGGATGCCGACTCCCTGGTCGAAACCCTGACCACCCGCCTCGTCGTTCGCGGCACCGTCGGCTGA
- a CDS encoding sulfite exporter TauE/SafE family protein, translated as MIELSTWLTGAIATAFFLAGVVKGVTGMGLPTVAMGALGALLSPITAANLLILPSLVTNVWQLLAGPAFRPLMLRLWPMMLAIGIGTVLGTALLAGGDMALSTAMLGAALVVYAGYTLMARPFSVSARAEAWLSPPIGMITGVVTGCTGVFVMPAVPYLHALGLGKEDLIQALGVSFTVSTMTLAAGLLWHGALQADNLLLSAIAIMPALAGMWAGQAIRRLVSPTTFRRWFLIGLLLLGAELALRPFF; from the coding sequence ATGATCGAACTCTCCACATGGCTCACCGGCGCAATCGCGACCGCCTTTTTCCTCGCTGGCGTGGTCAAGGGCGTGACGGGCATGGGGCTCCCCACCGTCGCCATGGGCGCGCTCGGCGCGCTGTTGTCGCCGATTACGGCCGCCAACCTGCTGATCCTGCCGTCCCTCGTGACCAATGTCTGGCAGCTGCTGGCAGGTCCCGCCTTCCGCCCGCTCATGCTGCGGCTCTGGCCGATGATGCTGGCGATCGGCATCGGCACCGTCCTTGGCACCGCTCTTCTCGCGGGCGGCGATATGGCCCTGTCGACAGCCATGCTCGGGGCGGCGCTTGTGGTCTATGCCGGATATACGCTCATGGCGCGGCCGTTTTCTGTATCCGCAAGAGCCGAGGCCTGGCTGTCGCCGCCTATCGGCATGATTACGGGCGTGGTCACCGGCTGCACCGGCGTCTTCGTCATGCCAGCGGTGCCCTATCTGCACGCTCTTGGCCTGGGGAAGGAGGACCTGATCCAGGCGCTCGGCGTCTCCTTCACCGTATCGACGATGACGCTTGCGGCAGGTCTGTTGTGGCATGGGGCGTTGCAGGCCGACAACCTGCTCCTGTCGGCGATTGCCATCATGCCGGCACTGGCCGGCATGTGGGCGGGGCAGGCGATCCGCCGTCTGGTCAGCCCGACCACGTTTCGCCGGTGGTTCCTGATCGGCCTGCTGCTTCTTGGCGCGGAGCTGGCCCTGCGACCCTTCTTCTAG
- a CDS encoding extracellular solute-binding protein translates to MRRRIQSYLLSAAAIMALSGPAMATELNITCRCVVGGVNSGMAEWIENKVIPAFTAKMKAEGKDVTVKLNQFGGEDEQLTQQLALDFSTGAGPDVSGFDGFLIPSFVQGGLLKSLEEVAGADVNAWEGWSHISDGTKALMSYQGKPYGIALGTDARMIFVRKDLFQKAGLDAATWQPKSWDELLDAARKIKAAAPDSFPLQLNAGVSMGEATTMQGYWMALLGTGEQVTDDAGKYIVSSQGILDTLKLYKTIYVDDKLGDQRAQLLADGRNRTFANFRDGKTAMLVEGDWFYRSVTAPDAEFAVADRDNVMTWKKMPAAQPGKGLRGQDFVTMSGGTGFVINPHTDAPKESWELLSFMNSQEQLTAFQEIQPAIRIRNDVTIPNSPFLTETAEVLLPITTARPNDANYNKVSTEIQRMTESVVSGELSPEDAMAQYKAAVIAIVGEENTVSRL, encoded by the coding sequence ATGCGCAGAAGGATTCAGTCATATTTGCTGAGCGCGGCGGCCATCATGGCCCTGTCCGGGCCGGCGATGGCAACCGAGCTCAACATCACCTGCCGATGCGTTGTCGGCGGGGTCAACAGCGGCATGGCCGAGTGGATCGAAAACAAGGTCATTCCGGCCTTTACCGCCAAGATGAAGGCCGAAGGCAAGGACGTCACCGTCAAGCTTAATCAGTTCGGCGGCGAGGACGAGCAGCTGACACAGCAGCTGGCGCTTGACTTCTCCACCGGTGCTGGCCCGGATGTCTCCGGCTTCGATGGCTTCCTGATCCCGAGCTTCGTCCAGGGCGGGCTGTTGAAATCGCTTGAAGAAGTGGCCGGCGCCGACGTCAATGCCTGGGAAGGCTGGAGCCACATTTCCGACGGCACCAAGGCGTTGATGAGCTATCAGGGCAAGCCTTACGGCATCGCGCTCGGCACCGACGCGCGCATGATCTTCGTGCGCAAGGACCTGTTCCAGAAGGCGGGCCTCGACGCGGCGACGTGGCAGCCGAAATCCTGGGACGAACTGCTCGACGCCGCGCGCAAGATCAAGGCGGCGGCGCCGGATTCCTTCCCGCTGCAGCTGAATGCCGGCGTCTCCATGGGCGAGGCCACCACTATGCAGGGCTACTGGATGGCGCTGCTCGGCACCGGCGAGCAGGTCACAGACGATGCCGGCAAATACATCGTCTCCAGCCAGGGCATCCTCGATACACTGAAGCTCTACAAGACCATCTATGTCGACGACAAGCTCGGCGACCAGCGCGCCCAGCTCTTGGCCGACGGGCGCAATCGCACCTTCGCCAACTTCCGCGACGGCAAGACCGCCATGCTGGTGGAGGGCGACTGGTTCTATCGTTCCGTCACCGCACCGGACGCCGAGTTCGCGGTCGCCGACCGTGACAATGTCATGACCTGGAAGAAGATGCCGGCGGCGCAACCAGGCAAGGGCCTGCGCGGCCAGGACTTCGTCACCATGTCCGGCGGCACCGGCTTCGTCATCAACCCGCATACCGACGCACCGAAGGAATCCTGGGAGCTCTTGTCTTTCATGAACAGCCAGGAGCAACTCACCGCCTTCCAGGAGATCCAGCCGGCGATCCGCATTCGAAACGACGTCACCATCCCCAACTCGCCGTTCCTGACCGAGACCGCCGAGGTCCTGCTGCCCATCACCACGGCACGTCCCAATGACGCCAACTACAACAAGGTCTCGACCGAGATCCAGCGCATGACCGAAAGCGTCGTCTCGGGCGAACTGTCGCCGGAAGACGCGATGGCCCAGTACAAGGCCGCCGTGATCGCCATCGTCGGTGAAGAGAACACGGTCAGCCGTCTCTGA
- a CDS encoding carbohydrate ABC transporter permease, whose protein sequence is MKKFSLLSTRAGALFLAPATALVGVFVIIPFFWVIFVSFTNRTLLGRTALDPDFVGLQNYFALFNPATFFTRGQFGFSLILTIQFVLLSALIGQALLGLILAWLSQSVSPGMKSFLQTTVIAAWILPEVVIGFAWFAFLDYDSGTLNMIMRGLGLPPGDWLLQQPFWVIVFFNTWRGAAFSMMLFNSAFQSIPPSYFQAADVAGATSWQKLRDIALPLIRGHVVTDLILITMWTFNVFTPFLLTNGGPSYRTELLSIYTYRIAFKDFEFGKGAAVGVVIMLINLAFALVYLRLAHKKPAEAE, encoded by the coding sequence ATGAAGAAATTCTCGCTGCTGTCCACGCGGGCGGGCGCCCTTTTCCTGGCTCCCGCAACGGCATTGGTCGGTGTTTTCGTCATCATCCCCTTCTTCTGGGTGATCTTCGTTTCCTTCACCAACAGGACATTGCTTGGACGGACCGCGCTCGACCCGGATTTCGTGGGTCTCCAGAACTATTTCGCCCTCTTCAATCCTGCCACCTTTTTCACCCGCGGCCAGTTTGGCTTTTCGCTGATCCTGACGATCCAGTTCGTGCTGCTCTCCGCGCTCATCGGCCAGGCGCTGCTCGGGCTGATCCTCGCCTGGCTCAGCCAGTCCGTGTCGCCCGGTATGAAGTCCTTTCTGCAGACGACCGTCATTGCCGCCTGGATCCTGCCGGAAGTGGTCATCGGCTTCGCCTGGTTCGCATTCCTCGACTATGACAGCGGAACGCTGAACATGATCATGCGCGGTCTCGGCCTGCCGCCGGGAGACTGGCTGCTGCAGCAGCCCTTCTGGGTCATCGTGTTCTTCAACACCTGGCGGGGGGCTGCCTTCTCGATGATGCTGTTCAACTCGGCATTCCAGTCGATCCCGCCGAGCTATTTCCAGGCGGCGGATGTCGCCGGCGCAACCTCCTGGCAGAAGCTGCGCGATATCGCCCTGCCGCTGATCCGCGGCCATGTGGTCACCGATCTGATCCTCATCACCATGTGGACCTTCAATGTCTTCACGCCGTTCCTCTTGACCAATGGCGGGCCGTCCTATCGGACCGAACTGTTGTCGATCTACACCTACCGCATCGCCTTCAAGGATTTCGAGTTCGGCAAGGGCGCGGCCGTCGGCGTGGTCATCATGCTCATCAATCTGGCTTTCGCACTCGTCTATCTGAGGCTTGCCCACAAGAAGCCGGCGGAGGCCGAATGA
- the ggt gene encoding gamma-glutamyltransferase: MRSSCLNVLSFTLIAALGSVSPSAVRAASPEPVKAEHGMVVTAQHLASDIGVEVLKKGGNAVDAAVAVGYALAVLYPTAGNIGGGGFMTIRFKDGKTTFLDFRERAPAAATKTMYLDDKKQLVDGLSTEGYLAVGVPGPVMGFEVARSRYGTRPLKELIAPAIVLAKDGFRLEQGDVDSFDGETERLAKDPAAAAIFLKPDGKPFAVGETLVQADLAASLTSISEKGTDAFYKGAIADAIVKASADKGGILAKKDFEQYAVRVLEPVKCNYRGYDIVSSPPPSSGGVIICEILNILEGYPLSYLGYGSAETVHAMIEAMRHAYVDRNTTLGDPDFVENPVAKLLDKAYAAEIRGKIDPFKAGVSQALMPKGFAESKETTHYSIIDDEGNAVAVTYTLNGSFGAGVVAPGTGILLNNEMDDFTAKPGAPNLYGLVQGEANAIAPGKTPLSSMSPTIVSKDGKPFMVIGSPGGARIITITLEAILNVVDHGMNIQEAVDAPRIHHQWLPDKVFMEPYALSPDTRKLLSEMGHDVQIDKSWSIWGQATGILVGGESVAEIAAGGGARYNGAVDSRIGAGAARGY; this comes from the coding sequence ATGCGCAGTTCCTGCCTGAATGTTCTTTCCTTCACCCTTATCGCCGCACTCGGCTCGGTTTCGCCATCGGCCGTCAGGGCCGCCTCGCCGGAGCCGGTCAAAGCCGAGCACGGCATGGTCGTCACCGCCCAGCATCTGGCGTCGGACATCGGCGTCGAGGTCCTGAAAAAGGGCGGCAACGCCGTCGATGCTGCCGTTGCCGTCGGCTATGCGCTTGCAGTGCTCTATCCGACCGCCGGCAATATCGGCGGCGGCGGCTTTATGACGATCCGTTTCAAGGACGGCAAGACCACCTTCCTCGATTTTCGCGAGCGGGCGCCCGCTGCTGCGACCAAGACCATGTATCTCGATGACAAGAAGCAATTGGTCGATGGCCTGAGCACCGAAGGATATCTGGCCGTCGGCGTTCCTGGGCCGGTGATGGGCTTCGAAGTCGCGCGAAGCCGCTATGGTACGCGTCCGCTGAAAGAGCTGATCGCGCCTGCCATCGTCCTTGCCAAGGACGGCTTTCGGCTGGAGCAGGGCGATGTCGATTCCTTTGACGGCGAAACCGAAAGGCTTGCCAAGGACCCGGCAGCGGCAGCAATCTTTCTGAAGCCCGACGGAAAACCCTTTGCCGTCGGCGAGACACTGGTCCAGGCGGATCTCGCCGCCTCGCTTACAAGCATCTCCGAAAAGGGAACCGACGCCTTCTACAAGGGGGCGATCGCCGACGCCATCGTCAAGGCAAGTGCTGACAAGGGCGGCATCCTCGCCAAGAAGGATTTCGAGCAATACGCCGTGCGCGTGCTTGAGCCGGTCAAATGCAACTATCGTGGTTATGACATCGTCTCTTCGCCGCCGCCGTCTTCCGGAGGCGTCATCATCTGCGAGATCCTCAACATTCTCGAGGGCTATCCGCTCTCCTATCTCGGCTACGGCTCGGCCGAGACCGTACATGCGATGATCGAGGCCATGCGCCATGCCTATGTCGATCGCAACACGACACTTGGGGACCCGGACTTCGTCGAAAACCCGGTCGCCAAACTGCTCGACAAGGCTTATGCGGCCGAGATCCGCGGCAAGATCGATCCGTTCAAGGCTGGCGTCTCGCAGGCGCTGATGCCGAAGGGGTTCGCAGAGAGCAAGGAGACGACCCACTATTCGATCATCGACGACGAGGGCAACGCGGTCGCCGTCACCTATACGCTGAACGGATCTTTTGGCGCCGGCGTGGTAGCGCCCGGAACCGGCATTCTGCTCAACAATGAGATGGACGATTTCACAGCGAAGCCGGGTGCTCCCAATCTTTACGGGCTCGTTCAGGGCGAGGCGAACGCGATCGCGCCGGGCAAAACACCGCTTTCATCGATGAGCCCGACCATCGTCTCCAAGGACGGCAAGCCGTTCATGGTGATCGGCAGCCCCGGCGGAGCGCGGATCATTACCATCACGCTCGAGGCGATCCTCAACGTGGTCGATCACGGCATGAACATCCAGGAGGCCGTCGACGCGCCGCGCATCCACCATCAGTGGCTGCCGGACAAGGTGTTCATGGAGCCCTACGCCCTTTCGCCCGATACGCGTAAGCTTCTCTCGGAGATGGGCCATGATGTGCAGATCGACAAGAGCTGGAGCATCTGGGGTCAGGCGACCGGCATCCTCGTTGGCGGTGAAAGCGTTGCCGAAATTGCAGCCGGCGGCGGCGCCCGCTACAACGGTGCGGTCGACAGTCGCATCGGCGCGGGGGCGGCCAGAGGGTACTGA
- a CDS encoding LysR family transcriptional regulator — translation MRFDLIDLRLFLAVVEAGSITHGAGVANLSLAAASERLRGMEDKGGVQLLARGRRGVTTTAAGEALAHHARLVLRQMEHLHGELGEYARGLRASIRLLANTAAITEFLPDRLGRWLEVHPQTDIDLKERQSSDIVKAVSGGLAEIGIISDAVDATGLRLIPFAIDRLVAVVAKNHPLAEARQIGFTDLLDHAFTGLAEGSALQDHIEGQAARIGRRISYRLRVRSFEDVCRLAAQDVGVGIVPQTAARRCRRTTAISALRLTDKWATRRLSICLRPNEDLSPLARDLVEHLGNFKPD, via the coding sequence ATGCGCTTCGACCTGATCGACCTTCGCCTGTTTCTTGCCGTCGTCGAGGCAGGCAGCATCACACACGGCGCCGGGGTCGCGAACCTCTCCCTGGCCGCCGCCAGCGAGCGGCTGCGCGGCATGGAGGACAAGGGCGGCGTGCAGCTTCTGGCGCGCGGGCGCAGGGGTGTAACGACCACGGCAGCTGGCGAAGCGCTCGCCCATCATGCCCGGCTCGTGCTGCGCCAGATGGAGCATTTGCATGGAGAGCTCGGCGAATACGCGAGGGGATTGCGGGCGAGCATTCGCCTTCTTGCCAATACCGCCGCGATCACGGAGTTCCTGCCTGACCGTCTTGGGCGCTGGCTCGAGGTCCATCCGCAAACCGATATCGACCTGAAGGAGCGCCAGAGCTCGGACATCGTCAAGGCCGTCTCAGGCGGCCTGGCTGAGATCGGCATCATCTCGGATGCCGTCGACGCGACCGGCCTGCGGCTCATCCCCTTCGCGATAGACCGGCTGGTTGCCGTGGTCGCCAAGAACCATCCCCTGGCGGAAGCAAGGCAGATCGGCTTCACGGATCTGCTCGACCACGCGTTCACCGGCCTCGCGGAAGGCAGTGCCCTGCAGGACCATATCGAGGGCCAGGCGGCCCGCATCGGCCGCCGGATCAGCTACCGCCTGCGCGTGCGCAGCTTCGAGGATGTCTGCCGTCTGGCCGCACAGGATGTCGGTGTCGGCATCGTCCCGCAGACAGCTGCGCGCCGATGCCGTCGCACGACGGCGATTTCCGCCCTCCGCCTGACCGACAAATGGGCGACACGTCGCCTGTCGATCTGCCTCAGGCCGAATGAAGACCTCTCGCCGCTCGCCCGCGACCTCGTCGAGCATCTCGGCAATTTCAAGCCGGACTGA
- a CDS encoding CehA/McbA family metallohydrolase, whose product MMTTTVHVTRADQAANPYFYVPFDVPEGTTRIDVTMAHAKAEDCIIDLGMLDPRATDYPTRAGFRGWSGGARDRFFVATDDATPGYIHGEMPAGRWQVMLGLYKLPPEGADVTLTFSHDNAPLALEPQPARTFPVRKAAGWYRGDLHCHTFHSDAAGSPELLHAAAKQAGLDFLAVADHNTISQRRYFHPNSSADLVFVRAMEVTTAIGHANVFGVDDWIDFRMTRPEHGHTLAEMVHERGGLLSINHDKPTIPWDYDVPEIDCMEVWQSHWMAWNWVSLGRYQHRLASGKKISAIGGSDFHQPARLMPEGPLVLARPTTVLWLGELSENAILAAMKAGLGYITESPDGPHLALSVDGQPMGSTVRGPVDAKAEVRGAKGDRLLWFDATGQIADQLIEDNHWVGQFSGRPNLFLRAEIAAEKSRPQIISDFTAALGGGLPWQLTEVELQQQTVRRAISNPIYVA is encoded by the coding sequence ATGATGACGACCACCGTTCACGTGACACGCGCCGACCAGGCCGCCAACCCGTACTTTTACGTGCCCTTCGACGTGCCCGAGGGCACGACGCGCATCGATGTCACCATGGCCCATGCAAAAGCGGAAGATTGCATCATCGATCTCGGCATGCTTGATCCGCGCGCGACCGATTATCCGACCCGCGCCGGCTTTCGCGGCTGGAGCGGCGGCGCCCGCGACCGCTTTTTCGTCGCAACGGACGACGCCACGCCCGGCTACATCCACGGGGAGATGCCTGCCGGTCGCTGGCAGGTCATGCTCGGCCTTTACAAGCTTCCGCCAGAAGGTGCCGATGTCACGCTGACGTTCAGCCATGACAATGCGCCTCTCGCGCTCGAACCGCAGCCCGCGCGCACCTTCCCCGTCAGGAAGGCGGCCGGCTGGTATCGCGGCGATCTGCACTGTCACACCTTCCACTCCGATGCGGCAGGCTCGCCCGAATTGCTGCACGCAGCCGCCAAGCAGGCCGGGCTCGACTTTCTCGCCGTTGCCGACCACAACACCATCAGCCAGCGCCGCTATTTCCATCCCAACTCGTCCGCCGACCTCGTCTTCGTGCGTGCGATGGAAGTGACGACCGCCATCGGCCATGCCAACGTCTTTGGCGTCGACGACTGGATCGATTTCCGCATGACCCGGCCCGAGCATGGGCACACGCTCGCCGAAATGGTGCATGAGCGCGGCGGCCTGCTGTCGATCAACCACGACAAGCCGACGATCCCCTGGGATTACGACGTGCCGGAGATCGACTGCATGGAAGTCTGGCAATCGCACTGGATGGCGTGGAACTGGGTATCGCTCGGCCGGTATCAGCACCGGCTGGCTTCGGGCAAGAAAATCTCGGCAATCGGCGGCAGCGACTTCCACCAGCCGGCGCGGCTGATGCCCGAAGGGCCGCTCGTGCTTGCGCGACCGACAACCGTGCTCTGGCTGGGAGAACTTTCTGAGAACGCGATCCTCGCTGCCATGAAGGCCGGGCTTGGTTATATCACCGAGAGCCCTGATGGACCGCATTTGGCACTTTCGGTCGATGGCCAGCCGATGGGCTCGACAGTCCGGGGGCCGGTCGACGCGAAAGCCGAAGTTCGCGGAGCGAAAGGCGATCGGCTGCTCTGGTTCGACGCGACAGGGCAGATTGCCGATCAACTCATCGAAGACAACCACTGGGTCGGACAATTCTCCGGGCGACCGAACCTGTTCCTGCGTGCCGAAATCGCAGCAGAGAAGAGCCGGCCGCAGATAATCAGCGATTTCACCGCGGCCCTTGGCGGCGGGTTGCCCTGGCAACTGACCGAAGTGGAACTGCAACAACAGACCGTGCGCCGCGCCATCAGCAATCCGATCTATGTGGCGTGA